The following coding sequences lie in one Metallumcola ferriviriculae genomic window:
- the rpsB gene encoding 30S ribosomal protein S2 — MGVISMKQLLESGVHFGHQTRRWNPKMAKYIFTERNGIYIIDLQKTVRMIEDAYNFVREIVADGQSVLFVGTKKQAQESIRDESERCGMYFVNQRWLGGMLTNFKTIRLRVDRLHELERMEAEGMWDVLPKKEVSHLNGEKEKLERFLGGIKDMKKLPGALFIVDPRKEKIAVAEARRIGIPIIAIVDTNCDPDEIDYVIPGNDDAIRAVKLLTSKMADAVIEGSNSVETEEKAEADNAAKAVAE, encoded by the coding sequence GTGGGTGTGATTTCCATGAAACAATTATTAGAATCCGGGGTTCACTTTGGTCATCAGACCAGGCGCTGGAATCCTAAAATGGCTAAGTATATTTTTACTGAGCGTAATGGGATTTACATTATTGATTTGCAGAAAACCGTCCGCATGATTGAAGATGCGTACAATTTTGTTCGCGAAATAGTTGCAGATGGACAAAGTGTTCTCTTTGTCGGAACTAAAAAGCAGGCACAAGAGTCCATTCGTGATGAATCCGAACGTTGTGGCATGTATTTTGTAAACCAGCGTTGGTTGGGTGGCATGCTCACTAATTTTAAGACTATTCGTCTGCGGGTTGATAGACTGCATGAATTAGAGCGCATGGAAGCTGAAGGCATGTGGGATGTACTGCCTAAAAAAGAAGTTTCTCATTTGAATGGAGAAAAAGAAAAACTGGAGCGGTTTCTCGGTGGTATTAAGGACATGAAAAAACTACCTGGAGCACTGTTCATTGTTGATCCACGCAAAGAAAAAATTGCGGTAGCTGAGGCTCGTCGTATCGGTATTCCAATAATTGCTATTGTTGATACCAACTGCGATCCCGATGAGATCGATTACGTTATTCCTGGAAATGACGATGCTATCAGAGCAGTAAAACTGTTAACCAGTAAAATGGCTGATGCCGTTATTGAAGGGTCCAACAGTGTTGAGACTGAAGAGAAAGCTGAAGCAGATAATGCGGCTAAGGCGGTAGCAGAATAA
- the hslU gene encoding ATP-dependent protease ATPase subunit HslU, with translation MENLTPREIVRELDRFIVGQSEAKRCVAVALRNRYRRKRLPEDMQDEVLPKNIIMIGPTGVGKTEIARRLAKLVGAPFIKVEASKFTEVGYVGRDVESMVRDLVDTAIRMVRNEKIGSVLFEAEKLAEDRILDIMAPMPQNDKQESNPLEFFFPNKNKQESQGDELYQQRLKRAEEKRDILKEKLKRCEMEDETIEVEVSDTRPQMLEVFSGSGMEELGINLQDILGGMMPKNKKRRRVKVREARQILSQEEAQKLIDVEEVNNEAIHRVEQEGIVFLDEIDKIAGKDSSQGPDVSREGVQRDILPIVEGSTIMTKYGAVKTDHILFIAAGAFHVSKPTDLIPELQGRFPIRVELESLDQEDFCRILTEPHNSLIKQYIALLEVEGIKINFKEDAIASIASIAFQVNTRMENIGARRLHTILEKLLEEISFNAPEFGTKEVVIDSAYVENKLAGIVKDQDLARYIL, from the coding sequence ATGGAAAATTTGACGCCTCGGGAAATAGTTCGGGAATTGGACAGGTTTATAGTGGGGCAGTCGGAAGCTAAGCGATGTGTAGCGGTAGCTTTAAGAAACCGATATCGGCGTAAAAGATTGCCCGAAGATATGCAAGACGAAGTATTACCAAAAAATATCATAATGATTGGGCCTACCGGTGTAGGCAAGACGGAAATTGCTAGGCGGTTGGCCAAACTGGTAGGAGCACCTTTCATCAAAGTTGAGGCTAGTAAGTTTACCGAGGTAGGTTATGTTGGGCGAGATGTGGAATCCATGGTCCGCGACTTGGTGGACACAGCAATAAGGATGGTAAGAAATGAAAAAATTGGCAGTGTTCTATTTGAAGCAGAAAAGCTTGCTGAAGACCGCATCTTAGATATTATGGCCCCCATGCCGCAAAACGATAAGCAGGAGAGTAATCCGTTGGAATTTTTCTTTCCCAACAAAAACAAACAGGAAAGTCAAGGGGATGAACTATACCAGCAGAGACTAAAAAGGGCTGAAGAAAAAAGAGATATCCTGAAAGAAAAGTTGAAACGATGCGAAATGGAGGATGAAACCATTGAGGTGGAGGTAAGCGATACTCGCCCACAGATGCTGGAGGTTTTCTCCGGATCAGGCATGGAAGAGCTAGGTATTAATCTTCAGGACATTTTAGGTGGGATGATGCCTAAGAACAAAAAAAGACGTCGAGTTAAGGTTAGAGAAGCCAGACAGATTTTATCTCAGGAAGAGGCTCAGAAATTGATAGATGTTGAAGAAGTCAATAATGAGGCAATTCATAGAGTTGAGCAAGAAGGAATTGTGTTTCTGGATGAAATTGATAAAATTGCTGGAAAAGATAGTTCCCAGGGGCCCGATGTGTCTCGGGAGGGGGTACAGAGGGACATTTTGCCAATAGTGGAAGGGTCAACGATAATGACTAAGTACGGTGCGGTGAAGACTGACCATATTCTTTTCATTGCCGCTGGAGCTTTTCATGTTTCCAAACCTACCGATTTAATTCCAGAACTACAGGGACGTTTTCCCATTAGAGTGGAGCTGGAAAGCCTCGATCAGGAGGATTTTTGCAGAATTCTGACTGAACCGCATAACTCTTTAATCAAACAATACATAGCACTTCTGGAAGTAGAAGGAATAAAAATTAACTTTAAAGAAGATGCTATTGCTAGTATTGCTAGTATTGCTTTTCAAGTAAATACACGTATGGAAAATATCGGTGCGAGGCGCTTACATACAATTTTAGAAAAATTGTTGGAGGAAATTTCTTTTAATGCTCCGGAATTTGGTACCAAAGAAGTTGTTATTGACAGTGCATATGTGGAAAACAAACTTGCTGGTATCGTAAAGGATCAGGATTTAGCTAGATATATCTTATAG
- the hslV gene encoding ATP-dependent protease subunit HslV: MFHATTIVAVKKNGIVAMAGDGQVTFGDKTVMKHGAKKLRRLYNGQVIAGFAGSVADALSLFDMFEKKLEEYYGDLIRAAVEMAKEWRTDRVLRKLEALLLVSNKDNLLIISGTGEIIEPDDDIAAIGSGGAYALAAARALVNNTNLPADIVVKEALLTAASICVFTNDNITVEQLKGGR, from the coding sequence ATGTTTCACGCCACAACAATTGTTGCAGTTAAAAAAAATGGCATAGTGGCCATGGCCGGCGACGGTCAGGTAACCTTTGGTGATAAGACGGTCATGAAACATGGTGCAAAGAAACTTCGCCGTTTATACAATGGTCAAGTAATTGCCGGATTCGCAGGATCTGTAGCCGATGCGTTATCATTGTTTGATATGTTTGAGAAAAAGCTTGAAGAGTACTATGGAGATTTAATTAGAGCGGCAGTAGAAATGGCCAAAGAGTGGCGCACCGATAGGGTTCTTCGTAAGCTTGAGGCATTATTGTTGGTGTCAAATAAAGACAATCTTTTAATAATTTCCGGCACCGGTGAGATTATTGAACCTGACGATGATATTGCTGCTATTGGATCTGGCGGTGCATATGCATTGGCTGCTGCTAGGGCACTGGTTAACAATACCAATTTACCTGCTGATATTGTAGTGAAAGAAGCGTTATTGACAGCGGCGTCTATATGTGTGTTTACTAATGATAACATTACTGTGGAGCAGCTAAAGGGGGGACGCTAA
- the pyrH gene encoding UMP kinase: MNEPKYKRVVLKLSGEALAGGNEYGISQETLNSIAKQVEQVKDAGVDVAIVVGGGNIWRGVAGSAKGMDRATADYMGMLATVINSLALQDALENHGVDTRVQTAIEMRQIAEPYIRRKSIRHIEKGRVVIFAAGTGNPYFSTDTTAALRAAEVEAEVILMAKKVDGVFDSDPVQNPGAKMYKELSYIEVLNKGLGVMDSTAASLCMDNKIPLIVFNLNQEGNILKAVMGKAIGTYVGR; encoded by the coding sequence ATGAATGAGCCGAAGTATAAGCGTGTGGTGTTGAAACTTAGCGGTGAGGCATTGGCTGGAGGTAACGAATACGGCATCAGTCAAGAGACCTTAAATTCCATTGCTAAGCAGGTTGAACAGGTGAAAGATGCTGGTGTTGATGTAGCAATTGTTGTTGGCGGTGGAAACATTTGGCGTGGGGTTGCCGGCAGCGCTAAGGGGATGGATAGGGCTACAGCAGACTATATGGGTATGCTTGCCACGGTGATTAATTCCTTAGCACTGCAAGATGCTCTTGAAAACCATGGTGTAGATACGCGGGTACAAACCGCCATCGAGATGAGACAGATAGCAGAACCGTATATACGTCGAAAGTCAATTAGACACATTGAAAAAGGTAGAGTCGTGATTTTTGCGGCGGGTACTGGTAATCCGTATTTCTCTACTGATACTACTGCCGCTTTGCGGGCTGCAGAAGTTGAGGCCGAAGTAATTTTGATGGCTAAAAAGGTAGACGGTGTATTTGATTCAGATCCGGTCCAAAACCCTGGTGCGAAAATGTATAAAGAGCTAAGTTATATTGAGGTTTTAAATAAGGGTCTAGGGGTTATGGATTCAACAGCTGCTTCGCTGTGTATGGATAATAAAATTCCGCTGATAGTTTTTAATCTCAACCAAGAAGGTAATATTTTGAAAGCTGTTATGGGTAAGGCCATAGGAACTTATGTAGGGAGGTAA
- the codY gene encoding GTP-sensing pleiotropic transcriptional regulator CodY — protein MKTLLEKTRNINKLLQKAAGNPVDFEEMATVLSENINANCYIVGRHGKILGYTFMEGFSCAIMEDIVTKSERFPEEYNEELLRTHETKANFNQIANACIFEEDQCLFNNKLVTIVPINGGGQRLGTLVLAKFNVQFTNEDLILAEYGATVVGMEILRSKAERVEEEARKKAAVHIALGTLSYSEMEAVDHIFEELDGSEGVLVASKIADRAGITRSVIVNALRKFESAGVIESKSLGMKGTYIRVLNDNLLNEIKKLKH, from the coding sequence ATGAAAACACTGTTAGAAAAAACACGAAACATTAATAAGTTGCTGCAAAAAGCAGCGGGGAACCCTGTTGATTTTGAGGAAATGGCGACGGTACTATCGGAAAACATTAATGCAAATTGTTATATCGTAGGGCGGCACGGAAAAATATTAGGATATACTTTTATGGAAGGGTTTTCTTGTGCCATTATGGAAGATATAGTTACCAAATCCGAACGTTTTCCGGAAGAATATAATGAAGAATTATTGAGAACGCATGAGACAAAAGCCAACTTCAACCAGATTGCCAATGCATGTATTTTTGAAGAAGACCAATGCCTTTTTAATAATAAGTTGGTCACCATTGTTCCAATTAACGGAGGCGGACAAAGGTTAGGCACATTGGTACTAGCAAAATTCAATGTCCAGTTTACTAATGAAGATTTAATCCTAGCTGAATATGGGGCAACGGTTGTAGGCATGGAAATATTAAGGTCAAAGGCGGAGAGAGTGGAAGAAGAAGCAAGGAAAAAGGCGGCAGTGCACATTGCCTTGGGAACACTTTCATATTCAGAGATGGAAGCCGTGGACCATATTTTTGAGGAACTTGATGGTAGCGAAGGGGTATTAGTTGCCAGTAAAATTGCCGACCGGGCGGGCATTACCCGTTCTGTAATTGTGAATGCTTTACGCAAGTTTGAAAGTGCCGGGGTGATTGAATCGAAATCATTGGGCATGAAGGGCACCTATATTAGGGTTTTGAATGATAATTTATTAAATGAAATCAAAAAATTGAAGCATTAA
- the dprA gene encoding DNA-processing protein DprA, which yields MKDICWLGLSQVPGFGPRSLKQLLQEFSSVEELWTCSAELLRQTAISQAQIETFLQFRKNFDPHRETALLLENGIYFIHLDHPDYPERLTWLYDPPLVLYYRGDITILKDETIGVVGSRRATAYGAKVAYNLASDLASSGLVIVSGMARGIDTAAHKGALGAQGKTVAVLGSGVDICYPKQNKEIYQEICTKGLVISEFPPNTPPEARNFPIRNRVISGLSSGVVVVEAAEKSGSLITADLALEQGKDVFAVPGPVNSANSVGTNRLLKQGALLVEDADDVLNQLGFSSGLWKNNAPGKKGVLLTAEEEEIISLLCGGPIHLEQLAGDIGHSMERLQSLLLFLEVKGLVKKLPGSYYQAI from the coding sequence ATGAAGGATATTTGTTGGCTGGGTTTAAGTCAAGTACCGGGTTTTGGTCCGAGGTCATTAAAGCAGCTTCTGCAGGAATTCAGCAGTGTTGAAGAGTTATGGACATGTTCTGCTGAACTGTTGCGCCAAACAGCAATATCTCAGGCGCAGATTGAAACCTTTTTGCAGTTCCGAAAGAATTTTGACCCGCACAGGGAGACTGCACTGCTTTTAGAAAACGGAATTTATTTTATCCATCTTGATCATCCCGATTACCCGGAAAGGCTGACATGGCTTTACGACCCACCACTGGTGCTTTACTACCGTGGGGATATTACTATATTAAAGGATGAGACAATCGGGGTGGTTGGTTCCCGCAGGGCCACTGCGTATGGTGCAAAGGTGGCCTATAACTTAGCGTCTGACCTAGCATCCAGTGGGTTAGTTATTGTCAGTGGAATGGCTCGTGGCATTGATACAGCAGCTCATAAGGGCGCTCTAGGTGCCCAGGGCAAGACTGTAGCGGTTTTGGGTTCAGGCGTGGATATTTGCTATCCTAAACAAAATAAAGAGATTTATCAGGAAATTTGCACCAAAGGTTTGGTAATATCGGAATTTCCTCCTAATACTCCTCCCGAAGCGAGGAATTTTCCTATTCGGAACCGAGTTATTAGTGGTTTGAGTTCTGGAGTAGTAGTGGTAGAGGCTGCAGAAAAAAGTGGTAGTTTGATTACGGCTGATCTGGCCTTGGAACAGGGGAAAGACGTCTTTGCGGTACCTGGTCCGGTTAACAGTGCCAATAGTGTTGGCACTAACAGATTATTAAAGCAAGGGGCACTTCTAGTCGAAGACGCTGATGATGTACTAAATCAATTGGGTTTCAGCAGCGGCCTGTGGAAGAATAATGCTCCGGGTAAAAAAGGAGTTCTACTTACCGCTGAGGAAGAAGAAATAATATCTTTGCTTTGCGGCGGACCAATACATCTTGAACAACTGGCGGGAGATATAGGCCATTCTATGGAACGTCTACAGTCGTTACTATTGTTTCTTGAAGTAAAGGGATTGGTTAAGAAGTTGCCAGGCAGTTATTATCAGGCGATTTAA
- the trmFO gene encoding methylenetetrahydrofolate--tRNA-(uracil(54)-C(5))-methyltransferase (FADH(2)-oxidizing) TrmFO, protein MQITVVGAGLAGSEAAWQIAKKQIHVKLVEMRPKKMTPAHKTDFFGELVCSNSLRGTSLTNAVGLLKEELREMDSLIMACADKHRVPAGGALAVDREAFAKEITDRIWGNPFIDVDLSEEMEVPKGPVIIATGPLTSEKMASAISVLTGEEYLYFYDAAAPIVAAESIDYQKAFRASRYDKGDADYINCPLDQDEYAQFHQELISAELAPVKEFEKERFFEGCMPVEQLAKRGYQTLLFGPMKPVGLVDPKRGKEPFAVVQLRQDDRAATLYNIVGFQTHLKWPDQKRIFRLIPGLEQAEFVRYGVMHRNTFVNSPRLLKETMQMSEKEEIFFAGQITGVEGYVESTASGLVAGLNASLFVSGKSLLSFPQDTAIGALCAYASEANANKFQPMNINFGLLPPLGEKIKPKSRKNEMLAERALASLAQFKAAKALTF, encoded by the coding sequence ATGCAAATTACCGTAGTAGGCGCTGGACTAGCAGGAAGCGAAGCGGCTTGGCAAATAGCGAAGAAACAAATTCATGTAAAATTAGTTGAAATGAGGCCGAAGAAAATGACTCCGGCTCATAAAACAGACTTTTTTGGAGAATTGGTTTGCAGCAATTCTTTAAGAGGTACGAGTTTAACCAATGCAGTAGGCTTACTAAAAGAAGAACTGCGGGAAATGGACTCTTTAATCATGGCATGTGCGGACAAACACAGGGTTCCCGCTGGTGGAGCGTTGGCTGTGGACCGGGAAGCCTTTGCTAAGGAAATAACTGATAGAATTTGGGGCAACCCGTTTATAGATGTAGACTTAAGTGAAGAAATGGAAGTGCCGAAAGGGCCGGTTATTATCGCCACCGGGCCCTTAACATCAGAAAAGATGGCGTCGGCAATAAGTGTGTTGACCGGCGAAGAATATTTATACTTTTATGACGCAGCAGCCCCGATTGTCGCGGCTGAGAGCATTGATTACCAAAAAGCATTCCGAGCATCACGGTATGATAAGGGCGATGCAGATTACATTAATTGTCCCCTTGATCAAGACGAATATGCTCAATTCCATCAAGAGTTAATCAGTGCTGAACTGGCGCCAGTTAAAGAGTTTGAAAAGGAACGCTTTTTTGAAGGGTGTATGCCGGTGGAGCAGCTAGCTAAACGAGGATATCAGACACTTTTATTTGGCCCGATGAAGCCGGTGGGGTTAGTTGACCCGAAGAGGGGTAAGGAACCTTTTGCAGTGGTACAACTGCGGCAGGACGATCGGGCGGCTACATTGTATAATATAGTTGGATTTCAAACACATCTTAAATGGCCCGACCAAAAACGGATTTTCCGCCTGATACCGGGACTTGAACAAGCAGAATTTGTTAGATACGGGGTAATGCACCGCAATACATTTGTCAATTCACCACGGTTACTTAAAGAAACCATGCAGATGAGCGAAAAAGAAGAAATTTTTTTTGCTGGGCAGATTACTGGTGTTGAAGGCTATGTGGAGTCCACGGCAAGTGGTTTAGTAGCAGGACTGAACGCGTCATTGTTTGTCAGTGGCAAATCATTGTTATCTTTTCCTCAGGATACCGCTATTGGTGCTTTATGTGCTTATGCATCGGAGGCCAACGCTAATAAATTTCAACCTATGAATATTAACTTTGGTTTATTACCGCCTTTAGGGGAAAAAATAAAACCAAAGTCACGTAAAAACGAAATGCTGGCAGAAAGAGCATTAGCCAGTCTGGCGCAATTTAAGGCAGCTAAAGCTTTAACCTTTTAG
- the topA gene encoding type I DNA topoisomerase produces MAKTLIIVESPAKAKTISKFLGRNYTVKSSMGHVRDLPRSQFGVDVEQRFEPKYITIRGKGELLKELRQAAEKSDNILLAPDPDREGEAIAWHLAHALKMEIDQNCRIQFNEITKGAVTNAVKHPRKINFDLVDAQQARRILDRLVGYNLSPLLWRKVKKGLSAGRVQSVTVRLICDREEEINEFEPEEYWTLDGVFQVKTEKLEAKLAKLEGKNIEIKSRQDMERVLAELQDCTYIVDDIKKRDKKRNPVPPYTTSSLQQDAYRKLNYTARKTMRIAQQLYEGINIGKEGAVGLVTYIRTDSTRIAESAQQEVRDYIKERYGSRYIPEQPRQFGNKKSAQNAHEAIRPTDIGRVPKEIKEYLSRDQYRLYTLIWKRFLASQMSSALLESTTVLISGGKYLFKATGSIIKFAGFMEIYIDDDESIQEKYDLLPEVNIGAKLELDQLIDKQHFTQPPPRYSEASLVKTLEELGIGRPSTYAPTIETIISRGYVAREEKQFHPTELGLVVVQLLKEYFPDIVDAEFTASLETELDEVEEGHRDWRDVMEYFYGPFKELLDKAEEEMGQVEIEDEVSDVLCEKCGRNMVIKFGRYGKFLACPGFPDCRNTKPLLEEIGVKCPLCEGKIVGRRSKKGRKFFGCSNYPDCNFISWAKPVEERCPECNTYMVEKQSKKHGTRVECGNKECTYRRQVKKQAEQ; encoded by the coding sequence TTGGCAAAGACACTTATAATTGTGGAATCGCCGGCGAAGGCAAAAACAATTTCCAAGTTTCTAGGAAGAAATTATACAGTAAAGTCCTCCATGGGGCATGTTAGAGATCTACCGCGCAGTCAATTTGGTGTAGACGTTGAACAAAGGTTTGAACCTAAGTATATCACCATTCGCGGTAAGGGCGAGTTATTAAAAGAACTTCGTCAAGCTGCAGAGAAAAGCGACAATATTTTGCTGGCTCCTGACCCGGACAGAGAGGGAGAGGCAATTGCCTGGCATTTGGCCCATGCGTTAAAGATGGAAATAGATCAAAACTGTCGCATCCAATTTAATGAGATTACAAAAGGTGCCGTAACTAATGCAGTGAAACATCCTCGAAAAATTAATTTTGATTTGGTGGATGCTCAACAAGCTCGAAGAATTCTGGACCGGTTGGTTGGCTACAATCTTAGTCCTTTGCTGTGGAGAAAAGTCAAAAAAGGATTAAGTGCTGGTAGGGTGCAATCAGTGACAGTTAGATTAATATGTGACCGTGAAGAAGAAATTAACGAATTCGAACCAGAAGAATATTGGACACTAGATGGCGTTTTTCAAGTTAAGACAGAAAAGCTAGAAGCTAAGTTAGCAAAGCTTGAAGGTAAAAATATTGAAATAAAATCCAGGCAGGATATGGAGCGAGTGCTTGCCGAATTGCAGGATTGTACCTATATTGTTGACGATATTAAGAAGCGGGATAAAAAGCGTAATCCTGTTCCACCTTATACCACCAGTAGCTTACAACAGGATGCTTACCGGAAATTGAATTATACTGCCAGAAAAACAATGCGTATTGCTCAACAATTGTATGAAGGTATTAATATTGGCAAAGAAGGTGCTGTGGGTCTTGTTACTTACATTCGTACGGATTCTACGCGCATTGCAGAGTCTGCTCAACAAGAGGTCCGGGACTATATCAAGGAAAGGTATGGAAGTAGATATATTCCGGAACAACCGCGCCAATTTGGTAACAAAAAATCTGCTCAAAACGCTCACGAGGCTATCAGACCAACAGATATAGGGCGTGTTCCGAAAGAAATCAAAGAATATTTGTCTCGGGATCAATATCGTTTGTACACTTTGATTTGGAAAAGATTTTTAGCCAGCCAAATGAGCTCTGCTCTGCTAGAAAGCACTACTGTACTGATTTCCGGCGGAAAATATCTATTTAAGGCAACGGGGTCAATTATCAAATTTGCCGGCTTTATGGAAATCTACATTGACGATGATGAAAGCATTCAAGAAAAATATGACTTGCTGCCCGAGGTTAACATAGGGGCCAAGCTCGAATTAGACCAATTAATTGATAAACAGCATTTTACTCAACCGCCGCCGCGCTATAGTGAGGCATCTCTGGTTAAAACTCTTGAAGAATTGGGTATTGGTAGGCCAAGTACCTATGCACCTACTATAGAGACCATTATATCTCGGGGTTATGTGGCACGTGAGGAAAAGCAGTTTCACCCCACTGAACTTGGCCTAGTGGTAGTACAGCTTTTAAAGGAATACTTTCCCGATATAGTGGATGCTGAGTTCACGGCTAGTTTAGAAACAGAATTGGATGAGGTTGAGGAAGGTCATAGGGACTGGCGTGACGTGATGGAATATTTTTATGGCCCATTCAAAGAGTTGCTTGATAAGGCAGAAGAAGAAATGGGTCAGGTGGAAATAGAAGATGAGGTATCTGATGTTCTATGCGAGAAATGTGGCCGCAATATGGTAATAAAATTTGGTCGTTACGGCAAATTTTTGGCTTGTCCCGGGTTTCCCGATTGTCGAAACACAAAACCACTTTTGGAAGAAATCGGTGTCAAATGCCCCCTTTGCGAGGGTAAGATTGTGGGACGACGCAGTAAAAAAGGACGTAAATTCTTTGGCTGCAGTAATTACCCTGACTGCAATTTTATTTCCTGGGCAAAGCCGGTGGAAGAGCGCTGCCCGGAATGTAATACATATATGGTGGAAAAGCAATCAAAGAAACATGGAACAAGGGTAGAGTGTGGAAATAAAGAGTGTACTTATCGCCGTCAAGTCAAAAAACAGGCCGAACAGTAG
- the xerC gene encoding tyrosine recombinase XerC: protein MTSMEEALDAFQIYLKVHKNCSPLTNIAYQKDIFQFNLFTADILNKEPSQVRPSEIDYRIIRQFLSWLIRGGCKKTTAARKLAALRSFFRYLNQEQVVETNPVLMIKTPKQDKKLPSFLYYEEVIELLKAPDERNALGIRDKALLEFIYSSGARVSEVALLKLDSVDVSLGYVRVMGKGAKERLVPFGSKAADAISTYLKEARPKLTLSRSGALFVNYRGDALTVRGMHYIVDKYVKQLALAKKVSPHTLRHSFATHMLDQGADLRVVQELLGHISLSTTQIYTHVTKKRLKEVYQNTHPRA, encoded by the coding sequence ATGACTAGCATGGAGGAGGCATTAGATGCCTTCCAAATTTATTTAAAGGTACATAAAAATTGTTCGCCACTGACTAATATTGCCTACCAAAAAGACATTTTTCAGTTCAATCTTTTTACGGCAGATATTCTTAATAAAGAGCCTTCCCAAGTCAGGCCCTCCGAAATTGATTATCGTATTATCAGGCAGTTTCTATCTTGGTTAATACGAGGCGGTTGCAAGAAGACTACAGCGGCAAGGAAATTGGCCGCATTACGTTCATTCTTCCGCTATTTGAATCAGGAACAAGTGGTTGAAACGAATCCGGTTTTAATGATAAAGACTCCGAAACAGGACAAAAAGCTGCCATCCTTTTTATATTATGAAGAGGTCATTGAACTTTTGAAAGCGCCGGATGAAAGAAATGCTCTCGGCATTAGGGACAAAGCCCTACTAGAATTCATCTATTCATCCGGAGCTAGGGTAAGTGAAGTGGCATTACTAAAGTTAGACTCCGTAGACGTTTCTTTGGGGTATGTTAGGGTTATGGGGAAAGGGGCTAAGGAGCGTTTAGTCCCTTTCGGCAGCAAAGCTGCAGATGCTATTTCTACTTATTTAAAAGAAGCCAGGCCTAAATTAACCCTTTCAAGGTCCGGAGCCCTATTCGTTAACTATCGAGGAGATGCGCTAACTGTCAGGGGTATGCATTACATCGTGGACAAGTACGTAAAACAATTGGCGTTAGCCAAAAAAGTTTCGCCACACACATTACGTCACTCATTTGCTACGCACATGCTGGATCAAGGGGCGGATTTACGTGTGGTTCAGGAACTGCTAGGACATATTAGTTTATCTACTACACAAATTTATACTCATGTGACCAAAAAACGGTTAAAAGAAGTATATCAAAACACTCATCCACGAGCGTAA
- the tsf gene encoding translation elongation factor Ts produces the protein MISAKLVKELRESTGAGMMDCKKALQETNGDLDKAAEFLREKGLAAAAKKAGRVASEGVVESYIHGNGRIGVLVEINCETDFVAKTDDFKEMARNIAMQVAAANPMYVKREDVPKEQVDKERSILKSQALNEGKPEKIVEKMVEGRLDKFFKEICLLEQEYIRDPDKTVGDLITEKIATIGENISIRRFSRFELGEGMEKKEDDFAAEVQAMTQQKG, from the coding sequence ATGATATCTGCAAAACTTGTTAAGGAATTGCGCGAAAGTACCGGTGCTGGGATGATGGATTGCAAAAAGGCACTGCAAGAAACTAATGGTGACTTGGACAAGGCCGCTGAATTCTTGCGCGAAAAGGGTTTGGCTGCTGCTGCTAAAAAGGCTGGGCGCGTTGCTTCTGAAGGTGTTGTAGAGTCTTACATACATGGCAACGGTCGTATTGGCGTATTAGTAGAAATTAATTGCGAAACTGATTTCGTGGCTAAAACCGACGATTTTAAAGAAATGGCCAGGAACATTGCCATGCAAGTTGCGGCAGCTAATCCTATGTATGTCAAAAGAGAGGACGTACCTAAGGAGCAGGTTGACAAAGAACGATCAATATTGAAAAGTCAGGCCTTAAACGAAGGAAAACCTGAAAAAATTGTTGAAAAAATGGTGGAAGGGCGCTTGGACAAGTTTTTTAAGGAAATATGCTTGTTAGAGCAGGAGTATATCAGAGACCCAGACAAAACAGTAGGGGATCTGATTACTGAGAAAATTGCTACCATTGGTGAAAATATAAGTATTCGCCGTTTCTCCCGATTTGAGCTTGGGGAGGGCATGGAGAAAAAAGAAGATGATTTCGCTGCCGAAGTGCAAGCTATGACGCAGCAAAAAGGCTAA